The following proteins are co-located in the Robbsia betulipollinis genome:
- a CDS encoding pyridoxamine 5'-phosphate oxidase family protein, which yields MQEMTLQELARRMSEIDFAMLSTRTEGGAMASRPMSNNGDVDYEGNSFFFSFESARTVSDIRNDANVGLTLTGAKGLLGRPPIFIAIEGTAELIMDKSAFAAHWNKDLDYWFSEGIDTPGIVLIKVRADRIHYWDGNDGGEIAV from the coding sequence ATGCAGGAAATGACGCTTCAGGAACTGGCGCGGCGGATGAGCGAAATCGATTTCGCGATGCTGTCGACGCGTACCGAGGGCGGTGCGATGGCGAGCCGCCCGATGAGCAACAACGGTGACGTGGATTATGAGGGCAATTCGTTTTTCTTTTCCTTCGAATCGGCCCGTACGGTTTCGGATATCCGGAACGATGCCAACGTGGGTCTGACGTTGACGGGCGCAAAGGGCCTGCTTGGCCGTCCTCCCATTTTCATCGCCATCGAGGGCACGGCGGAACTCATCATGGACAAGAGCGCTTTCGCCGCGCACTGGAACAAGGATCTCGACTATTGGTTCTCGGAAGGAATCGACACGCCCGGCATCGTTCTGATAAAGGTCCGTGCCGATCGCATTCACTACTGGGACGGTAACGATGGTGGCGAAATCGCTGTCTGA